A region from the Flexibacter flexilis DSM 6793 genome encodes:
- a CDS encoding M20/M25/M40 family metallo-hydrolase, with amino-acid sequence MFLLSGLTLQGKATPTDSLALWLSQYISLASESGHEKPAGRFLADLCQKQNLHLRIFTDLDSSFNFAASLYPLSAGKPNLVLLSHIDVVPASDSNEWTLPPYAGQITDTAVWGRGALDAKGMAIMQLGAMLELRHKYPNTEFPYNITLLAVSGEETGGFNGAKIIVNEFLKELNAVAVYGEGGSGVDNVVPSKPEKHVFGISVAEKNNLWLKLELKFVTFGHGASPPRSYANKAMVKALTKLNNIDTRIDFNKTNKRMFRELGKLEGGFKGFLIKHINWWVMRPVLNKIMENEPVFRSVLSNTSTLTNMYNPPGPPNQISNKATAYLDCRLLPGANRKKFIRDIKYGLIEPRFKISVINESPEAEESSPETPYYEALDKAIQEVFPQAAVMPILFPASSDNNYFREKGVLVYGITPIFMTREQLQTIHNPDERISLQQLRDGKNVYLRFLENISLKKIK; translated from the coding sequence TTGTTCTTGCTCAGTGGCCTGACGCTGCAAGGCAAGGCCACCCCTACCGATTCGCTGGCGTTATGGCTTAGTCAATATATTTCATTGGCTTCCGAAAGTGGCCATGAGAAACCAGCAGGGCGTTTTTTGGCGGATTTATGCCAAAAACAAAACCTACACTTACGCATTTTCACCGATTTAGATTCTTCCTTCAATTTCGCCGCATCGCTTTATCCGTTGAGTGCCGGAAAGCCCAATTTGGTGCTACTCAGCCACATAGACGTAGTTCCCGCCAGTGACAGCAACGAATGGACGCTGCCGCCGTATGCTGGCCAAATCACTGATACTGCCGTTTGGGGACGTGGCGCACTGGATGCTAAAGGAATGGCTATCATGCAGTTAGGTGCGATGCTGGAGCTTCGCCACAAATATCCGAATACCGAATTTCCGTATAATATTACGCTGTTGGCCGTGTCGGGCGAAGAAACGGGCGGTTTTAATGGCGCAAAAATTATTGTCAATGAATTTTTGAAAGAACTAAACGCGGTAGCCGTGTACGGCGAAGGCGGTTCGGGCGTGGACAATGTCGTTCCGTCCAAACCAGAAAAGCACGTTTTCGGGATTTCGGTGGCCGAAAAAAATAACTTGTGGCTCAAGCTTGAACTCAAATTCGTAACCTTTGGGCACGGTGCATCTCCGCCGCGCAGCTACGCCAACAAAGCGATGGTTAAAGCCCTGACCAAACTCAATAACATTGATACGCGCATTGATTTCAACAAAACCAACAAACGTATGTTCAGGGAGTTGGGCAAGCTGGAAGGCGGATTTAAAGGCTTCTTGATCAAGCATATAAACTGGTGGGTGATGCGCCCAGTGCTTAACAAAATCATGGAAAATGAGCCCGTTTTCAGGTCGGTGTTGAGCAATACCAGCACGCTCACCAATATGTACAATCCGCCTGGCCCGCCCAACCAAATTTCTAATAAAGCAACCGCTTATCTGGATTGTAGGCTACTGCCTGGCGCAAATCGCAAAAAATTTATTCGTGATATTAAATACGGTCTCATTGAGCCTCGTTTTAAAATTTCGGTCATCAACGAATCGCCCGAAGCCGAAGAATCTTCGCCAGAAACGCCTTATTACGAAGCACTTGACAAAGCGATACAAGAAGTTTTTCCGCAAGCCGCCGTCATGCCGATTCTGTTTCCTGCCTCTTCCGACAACAATTATTTCCGTGAAAAAGGTGTGCTGGTGTACGGAATTACGCCTATTTTTATGACGCGCGAGCAACTCCAAACGATTCATAATCCAGACGAACGCATCAGTTTGCAACAGCTACGCGACGGAAAAAACGTGTATCTTCGTTTTCTGGAAAATATTTCATTGAAGAAAATTAAATAA
- the lpcA gene encoding D-sedoheptulose 7-phosphate isomerase has product MANNQAIAQIYAELQEAANVLAAFMANENNIAQIEAAAQLMADSINAGGKILSCGNGGSHCDAMHFAEELSGRYRENRRALPAIAISDVSHITCTANDFGFEYIFSRYVEGLGREGDVLLGLSTSGNSANVLRAVEAARQKNMKVVLLTGKDGGKMAGLADVEIRVPHFGYADRIQEVHIKVIHILMLLIEQKVLG; this is encoded by the coding sequence ATGGCTAATAATCAGGCTATTGCACAAATTTATGCCGAATTACAAGAAGCAGCCAACGTATTGGCGGCATTTATGGCCAACGAAAATAACATTGCACAAATCGAAGCGGCGGCTCAGCTCATGGCTGATTCTATCAACGCTGGCGGCAAAATTCTTTCGTGCGGAAATGGCGGTTCGCATTGCGATGCGATGCACTTTGCCGAAGAGTTAAGCGGCCGCTACCGCGAAAATCGTCGTGCCTTGCCTGCCATAGCCATTTCGGACGTAAGTCACATTACTTGCACGGCCAACGACTTTGGTTTTGAATATATTTTCTCGCGCTACGTGGAAGGACTTGGCCGCGAAGGTGACGTATTGCTCGGCCTAAGCACCAGCGGCAACTCGGCCAACGTGCTACGCGCCGTGGAAGCTGCCCGACAAAAAAACATGAAAGTAGTATTGCTTACGGGCAAAGATGGCGGTAAAATGGCGGGGCTTGCCGATGTAGAAATTCGCGTGCCGCATTTTGGCTACGCCGACCGAATCCAAGAGGTTCACATCAAAGTAATTCATATCCTGATGCTGCTCATCGAGCAAAAAGTATTGGGATAA
- a CDS encoding Smr/MutS family protein: protein MNIGDRVRLLHHKEEGVITKIIDPQTVEVAIDGDFRIPVLRREVSIISQSEAVAFGKRPEETKNAVPTQPVYATQGIFLAFEAFNDRELLLHIINNTDFDLLMTFGHEQSGIYKGVFTGVLRQRSSVKMPDIMLVKEFDRWPIMVFQFMYHREGVHTFQPPMLRRMRFKAATFFRSKENAPILGKPAHLFQIDRDDVSNAPATSAPISVDAKNLKENILNPKDKSKTVISPPQTEIDLHIEKLITDTLRRARMNANEMLVCQLKAFEAAIDNAVANGVTEITLIHGVGSGTLRDEIHKRLGKNMFVEYYKDARKEKFGYGATTVKLK from the coding sequence ATGAATATCGGCGACCGCGTGCGCCTACTGCACCACAAAGAAGAAGGCGTAATTACCAAAATAATTGACCCACAGACTGTTGAAGTGGCCATTGATGGCGATTTCCGTATCCCTGTGCTGCGTCGCGAAGTGTCTATTATTTCTCAATCCGAAGCCGTTGCTTTTGGCAAAAGGCCAGAAGAAACCAAAAATGCCGTACCCACGCAACCCGTTTACGCGACGCAAGGCATTTTCTTGGCTTTCGAAGCTTTCAACGACCGCGAATTACTGTTGCACATCATCAACAACACCGATTTTGATTTGCTAATGACGTTTGGCCACGAACAAAGCGGCATTTACAAAGGCGTTTTCACGGGCGTTTTGCGCCAACGCTCTTCGGTCAAAATGCCTGACATCATGTTGGTAAAAGAATTTGACCGCTGGCCGATTATGGTGTTTCAGTTCATGTATCACCGCGAAGGCGTGCACACGTTCCAGCCGCCCATGTTGCGCCGTATGCGTTTCAAAGCGGCTACATTTTTCCGTAGCAAAGAAAACGCGCCGATTTTAGGCAAACCTGCACATTTGTTCCAAATAGACCGCGACGACGTGAGCAATGCGCCAGCCACTTCCGCACCGATTTCTGTTGATGCTAAAAATCTGAAAGAGAATATTTTAAATCCGAAAGACAAATCTAAAACAGTAATTTCGCCTCCTCAAACGGAAATAGATTTGCACATCGAAAAGCTCATAACTGATACGCTGCGCCGCGCACGTATGAATGCTAACGAAATGCTCGTATGCCAACTCAAAGCCTTTGAAGCAGCCATCGATAATGCTGTAGCCAATGGCGTAACGGAAATTACGTTGATTCATGGGGTAGGGTCGGGCACTTTGCGCGACGAAATACACAAGCGTTTGGGCAAAAATATGTTTGTGGAATATTACAAAGATGCCCGCAAAGAAAAATTCGGTTACGGAGCTACAACCGTAAAACTGAAATAA
- a CDS encoding Glu/Leu/Phe/Val dehydrogenase: MITGYGVAQALKHFYTLWGGSLSGKRVIVQGWGNVGATAALYLAKEGAKVVGIIDRVGGILNPEGLTLDQVKQLFADRDSNTLVSPDLVAFEQANAQVWTMGAEIFIPAAASRLVTEQQAKDLIANGLEAVSCGANVPFADPEIFYGKIAQLVDEQIALIPDFVANCGMARVFAYLMGEEGGNITDEAIFSDISNTIFKALENIHAQNTSRKNLTQTAFEISLKQLVN; this comes from the coding sequence ATGATTACGGGATACGGTGTGGCTCAGGCACTTAAACATTTTTATACGCTTTGGGGCGGAAGCCTGAGCGGTAAACGCGTCATCGTACAAGGTTGGGGCAACGTGGGCGCAACTGCGGCCTTGTATTTGGCCAAAGAAGGCGCGAAAGTCGTGGGCATTATTGACCGCGTGGGCGGTATTCTTAACCCCGAAGGCCTGACGCTCGACCAAGTAAAACAACTTTTTGCAGACCGCGACAGCAACACGCTGGTAAGTCCTGATTTGGTGGCTTTTGAGCAAGCCAACGCGCAAGTTTGGACGATGGGCGCAGAAATTTTTATACCTGCCGCCGCTTCACGTTTGGTAACCGAACAACAAGCTAAAGATTTGATAGCGAACGGATTGGAAGCGGTTTCGTGTGGCGCAAATGTGCCTTTTGCCGACCCAGAAATTTTCTACGGCAAAATTGCGCAATTGGTGGACGAACAAATCGCCCTTATTCCTGATTTTGTGGCTAACTGCGGCATGGCGCGTGTGTTCGCGTACCTGATGGGAGAGGAGGGAGGAAATATCACGGACGAGGCCATTTTCTCGGATATTTCTAACACCATTTTTAAGGCTTTGGAAAATATACACGCACAAAATACTTCGCGTAAAAATTTGACCCAAACAGCCTTTGAAATTTCGTTGAAACAATTGGTAAACTAA
- a CDS encoding DUF986 family protein: protein MFKCLSHTVSRNHVGDYIFAFGLVWNVICIFDYLRNTLTQLTHFTDFLGFGRVIMAVYDAFLRMPKAVLFRNGNYFMDFVHVQVTTRAIIIA from the coding sequence ATGTTTAAGTGCCTGAGCCACACCGTATCCCGTAATCATGTCGGCGATTACATATTTGCGTTTGGCTTGGTCTGGAATGTAATTTGCATCTTCGATTACCTTAGAAACACCCTGACGCAATTGACCCACTTTACGGATTTTTTGGGGTTTGGACGGGTTATAATGGCCGTTTACGATGCCTTCTTGCGGATGCCAAAGGCCGTATTGTTCCGTAATGGGAATTACTTCATGGATTTCGTCCACGTTCAGGTCACCACCCGTGCCATAATAATTGCGTAG
- a CDS encoding diacylglycerol/lipid kinase family protein, whose protein sequence is MRLLFVVNPISGGIAKADIVDKIRTFCLQKIYNADFYFTEGTEQDKFEVNRRIWSNTYDAIVAVGGDGTVNLVGKQLIGKKIPLAIVPVGSGNGLSKDLGLPQDPAEALEIISKYNVQRVDTLSVNDAPVLHLADLGFNALIVSRFHESETLRGTSGYAWHLLREYMTYEAARYTIMVENEASFGLRAFMVTIANGNAFGSNLRINPYGKPNDGLFELCILEEFPKTTGVNILYQLFDDGITDSSYAHVISCSHARIVNVDNADFQIDGETQKHSPDFLDIYIRPESLPILINPAPVLG, encoded by the coding sequence ATGCGTCTATTGTTTGTAGTCAATCCTATTTCTGGAGGCATTGCCAAAGCGGATATTGTGGACAAAATCCGTACTTTTTGCCTGCAAAAAATTTATAACGCGGATTTTTATTTTACCGAAGGAACGGAACAAGACAAATTTGAGGTCAATCGCCGTATTTGGTCCAACACTTACGATGCCATTGTTGCCGTTGGGGGCGATGGTACAGTGAATTTGGTGGGCAAACAATTGATTGGTAAAAAAATTCCGTTGGCCATCGTGCCTGTTGGTTCGGGCAATGGCCTTTCCAAAGATTTGGGTTTACCGCAAGACCCCGCCGAAGCCTTAGAAATCATTTCCAAGTATAACGTACAGCGTGTAGATACGCTATCAGTGAACGATGCGCCCGTTTTACATTTGGCCGATTTGGGATTTAATGCCCTGATTGTAAGCCGTTTCCATGAGTCGGAAACGCTGCGCGGTACGTCGGGTTATGCGTGGCATTTGTTGCGCGAATACATGACCTACGAGGCGGCTCGCTACACGATTATGGTCGAAAATGAAGCCTCTTTTGGGCTGCGTGCGTTTATGGTAACTATCGCCAACGGCAATGCGTTTGGCAGCAATTTGCGCATCAATCCTTACGGTAAACCCAATGACGGCCTGTTCGAACTTTGCATTTTGGAAGAGTTTCCCAAGACGACGGGCGTAAATATATTGTATCAACTTTTTGACGATGGAATCACGGACTCTTCGTATGCGCACGTGATTTCGTGTAGCCATGCCCGAATTGTGAATGTGGATAATGCTGATTTTCAGATAGATGGCGAAACGCAAAAACATTCACCTGATTTTTTAGACATCTATATTCGCCCAGAATCTTTGCCCATACTCATTAACCCCGCGCCTGTGTTGGGTTAA
- a CDS encoding 1-aminocyclopropane-1-carboxylate deaminase/D-cysteine desulfhydrase, which yields MPFSIISDEFLLPSPLVRLEDEYTSAAGVALYLKREDLIHQQISGNKYRKLFYNLHQARAEGKQTLLTFGGAYSNHIYATAAAGYLHGFQTIGVIRGEATEPLNETLAFAQAAGMRLHYASREAYRHKTEAEFIEKLRHEFGDFYLVPEGGSNAFAVRGCEQIISELEQEFDYVACACGTGGTLAGLVVGLLQQNKKANVLGVPVLKGADFLYQDIAKLLADYQQVYNIDYNLPQAAAARFELFLDYHFGGYAKRNQDLDKFIVWFQAKHDVPIEFVYTGKILFGIYDLIKKEYIRKGQKVVIIHTGGLR from the coding sequence ATGCCTTTTAGTATTATTTCTGATGAATTTCTGTTGCCTTCTCCGCTTGTGCGACTCGAAGATGAGTACACGTCGGCGGCAGGCGTAGCGTTGTATCTCAAGCGCGAAGACCTCATACATCAACAAATTTCGGGCAACAAGTATCGTAAACTTTTTTATAATCTGCATCAGGCACGCGCGGAGGGCAAACAAACATTGCTCACGTTTGGCGGGGCATATTCCAACCACATTTACGCGACGGCTGCGGCGGGTTATTTGCATGGTTTTCAGACGATTGGCGTTATTCGGGGCGAAGCTACCGAGCCACTCAACGAAACGTTGGCGTTTGCGCAAGCGGCAGGAATGCGATTGCATTACGCCTCGCGCGAGGCGTATCGGCACAAAACGGAGGCAGAGTTTATCGAAAAATTACGGCACGAATTTGGGGATTTTTATCTTGTTCCTGAAGGCGGAAGTAATGCGTTTGCGGTGCGAGGTTGTGAACAGATAATCAGCGAGTTAGAACAAGAATTTGATTATGTTGCGTGTGCTTGCGGAACGGGTGGCACATTGGCGGGTTTGGTGGTTGGGCTTTTGCAGCAAAATAAAAAAGCCAATGTTTTGGGCGTGCCTGTACTGAAAGGTGCAGATTTTTTGTATCAGGATATTGCCAAGCTCTTAGCGGATTATCAGCAAGTTTATAACATTGATTACAATTTGCCCCAAGCAGCCGCCGCGCGTTTTGAGTTATTTCTAGATTATCATTTTGGCGGCTATGCTAAGCGAAATCAGGATTTAGATAAATTTATAGTATGGTTTCAGGCGAAACATGATGTTCCGATTGAGTTTGTTTATACTGGCAAAATTTTATTTGGCATTTACGACCTTATTAAGAAAGAATACATCAGAAAAGGACAAAAAGTAGTAATTATACATACAGGAGGGTTGAGATAG
- the gatA gene encoding Asp-tRNA(Asn)/Glu-tRNA(Gln) amidotransferase subunit GatA produces the protein MKTYHSFRELQADVQSGVVSCEEIVGHYLRNIEEKNKTLNAFVEVYTDFALAQAQALDARIKAGEPVGRLAGMVIGIKDVLCLKDFGLQGSSKILDKFKSQFTGTAIQRLLDEDAIIIGRQNCDEFAMGSSNENSAFGVVRNAADTTRVPGGSSGGSAVAVQADMCWASIGSDTGGSVRQPASFCGLVGLKPTYSRISRYGLIAYASSFDCIGPITRNVPDAALLLEVMAGADDFDSTVSQKPVPAYSQQLAWNGAGKKIAYLRESLESEAIAPAIRESMKKRVEFLKQQGYTVEGVEFPLLEYILPTYYILTMAEASANLSRYDGVRYGHRTENAPDLETMYKRTRAEGFGREVKRRIMLGTFVLSASYYDAYFTKAQRVRRLIKEKTESLLTEYDFLLMPTSPTTAFKIGENSAESDPLAMFLADIYSVQANVAGVTGISIPAGNDEQNLPIGLQIMANAFRETDLLAFSNYLEQQTF, from the coding sequence TTGAAGACATATCACTCTTTCCGCGAATTACAAGCCGACGTGCAGTCGGGTGTGGTTTCTTGTGAAGAAATCGTAGGGCATTACCTGCGCAATATCGAAGAGAAAAACAAGACACTCAACGCCTTTGTTGAGGTATATACAGATTTTGCTTTGGCGCAAGCCCAAGCCTTAGACGCTCGTATCAAGGCGGGCGAGCCTGTTGGCCGCTTGGCTGGTATGGTGATTGGCATCAAAGATGTGCTTTGCCTCAAAGATTTTGGGTTGCAGGGTTCGAGCAAGATTTTGGACAAATTCAAATCGCAGTTTACGGGTACAGCCATACAACGTTTGCTCGACGAAGATGCCATTATCATTGGTCGCCAAAACTGTGACGAATTTGCGATGGGTTCTTCCAACGAAAATTCAGCATTTGGCGTAGTTCGCAACGCCGCCGACACTACACGCGTGCCGGGTGGTTCGTCGGGTGGCTCGGCAGTAGCCGTACAAGCCGATATGTGTTGGGCTTCTATTGGCTCAGACACAGGCGGTTCGGTGCGCCAACCAGCTTCTTTTTGCGGTTTGGTGGGCTTAAAGCCAACGTACTCGCGCATTTCGCGCTACGGCCTTATTGCTTATGCTTCTTCTTTCGACTGTATCGGCCCTATCACGCGCAACGTGCCTGATGCGGCTTTGTTGTTGGAAGTAATGGCAGGAGCAGACGATTTTGACAGCACCGTTTCCCAAAAACCAGTGCCTGCTTATTCGCAGCAGTTGGCGTGGAATGGCGCAGGCAAAAAAATAGCTTATTTGCGCGAAAGCCTTGAAAGTGAAGCGATTGCACCAGCTATCCGCGAAAGCATGAAAAAACGCGTGGAGTTTTTGAAACAACAAGGCTACACGGTGGAAGGCGTAGAATTTCCGTTATTGGAATATATTTTGCCAACCTATTATATCCTGACGATGGCCGAAGCCAGTGCCAATTTGTCGCGCTACGATGGTGTACGCTACGGCCACCGCACCGAAAACGCGCCAGATTTGGAGACGATGTACAAACGCACACGCGCCGAAGGTTTCGGACGTGAAGTAAAACGCCGCATCATGCTCGGAACATTCGTGTTGAGTGCCAGCTACTACGATGCGTATTTTACGAAAGCGCAACGCGTTCGCCGCCTCATCAAGGAAAAAACAGAAAGTTTGCTTACAGAGTACGACTTTTTGTTGATGCCAACTTCTCCGACTACGGCTTTCAAAATCGGTGAAAACTCCGCAGAATCAGACCCATTGGCGATGTTTTTGGCGGATATTTATTCGGTTCAGGCCAACGTGGCAGGCGTTACGGGCATTTCGATTCCAGCAGGCAACGACGAACAAAACTTGCCTATCGGTTTGCAAATTATGGCAAATGCTTTCCGCGAAACAGATTTGTTGGCTTTCTCTAATTACTTGGAGCAACAAACTTTCTAA
- a CDS encoding Sec-independent protein translocase subunit TatA/TatB has product MTQTNFIFGFLGGLGTGEIVLVLLLVLIFFGAKKIPELARGLGKGIREFKDATREIKSEIEEGIKDEPKK; this is encoded by the coding sequence ATGACACAAACTAATTTTATATTCGGCTTTTTGGGAGGCTTGGGTACAGGCGAAATCGTCCTTGTATTGCTTTTGGTACTTATTTTCTTTGGTGCTAAAAAAATTCCTGAACTGGCAAGAGGTTTGGGTAAAGGCATTCGCGAGTTCAAAGACGCAACACGCGAAATCAAAAGCGAAATAGAAGAAGGCATTAAAGACGAACCTAAAAAGTAA
- a CDS encoding transketolase, which translates to MKDIQQLSSIASQVRRDILRMVHACQSGHPGGSLGCTDLLVALYFRQMHHNNQFSMDGVGEDLFFLSNGHTSPMFYSVLARAGYFPVSELATFRRIDSRLQGHPTTHEHLEGVRIASGSLGQGLSVASGAAQAKKLNKDDKNVYVLMGDGELQEGQVWEAAMYAAHNQIDNLIGIVDYNGQQIDGPVAKVNSLGNLAAKWEAFGWDVLEVAEGNNMASVVAALETAKQLSGKGKPVMILLHTEMGYGVDFMMGSHKWHGVAPNDEQLSNALSQLECTLGDY; encoded by the coding sequence ATGAAAGATATTCAGCAACTTAGCAGTATAGCTTCACAAGTGCGCCGCGATATTTTGCGCATGGTACACGCTTGCCAATCTGGACACCCTGGCGGCTCTTTGGGTTGCACGGATTTGCTGGTGGCTCTTTATTTCCGTCAAATGCACCACAACAACCAATTCAGCATGGACGGCGTAGGCGAAGACCTTTTCTTTTTGTCCAACGGACACACCTCGCCGATGTTTTACAGTGTGTTGGCACGTGCGGGTTATTTCCCTGTGAGTGAATTGGCTACGTTCCGCCGCATCGACTCGCGCCTACAAGGCCACCCAACCACACACGAACATTTGGAAGGTGTACGCATCGCGTCAGGTTCGTTGGGACAAGGCTTGTCGGTGGCATCTGGTGCAGCGCAAGCCAAAAAGCTCAACAAAGACGACAAAAACGTGTACGTGTTGATGGGCGACGGCGAGTTGCAAGAAGGACAAGTGTGGGAAGCGGCCATGTACGCGGCGCACAACCAGATTGATAACCTTATCGGTATCGTGGATTACAACGGTCAGCAAATTGATGGCCCTGTGGCTAAAGTAAATTCGTTGGGCAATTTGGCTGCCAAATGGGAAGCGTTCGGCTGGGACGTGTTGGAGGTGGCCGAAGGCAACAACATGGCCAGCGTGGTAGCGGCTTTGGAAACTGCCAAACAATTGAGCGGCAAAGGCAAACCCGTAATGATTTTGTTGCATACGGAAATGGGCTACGGCGTAGATTTCATGATGGGCAGCCACAAATGGCACGGCGTTGCACCAAACGACGAGCAACTTTCTAACGCACTTTCGCAGTTAGAATGCACACTTGGCGACTATTAA
- the bcp gene encoding thioredoxin-dependent thiol peroxidase, giving the protein MLQIGDKAPDFEAKDQNGQTIRLSDFLGKKVILYFYPKDDTSGCTAQACNLRDHQEPLQQAGYHTIGVSIDNEKSHLKFIEKYSLNFPLISDTDQKVVNLYGVWKEKSMYGRKYMGTVRTTFVIDENGQIAQIIDKVKTSAHAAQILK; this is encoded by the coding sequence ATGTTACAAATCGGCGACAAAGCCCCTGATTTTGAGGCAAAAGACCAAAACGGCCAAACCATTCGTCTCTCTGATTTTTTGGGCAAAAAGGTAATTCTTTATTTTTATCCAAAAGATGATACAAGCGGCTGCACGGCACAAGCCTGCAACCTCCGCGACCACCAAGAGCCTTTGCAACAAGCTGGTTATCATACGATCGGCGTAAGCATCGACAACGAAAAGTCGCACCTGAAATTTATTGAAAAATATAGCCTAAACTTTCCGCTCATCTCCGACACCGACCAAAAAGTCGTGAATTTGTACGGGGTTTGGAAAGAAAAATCTATGTACGGACGCAAATACATGGGCACGGTTCGCACCACGTTTGTTATAGACGAAAACGGCCAGATTGCGCAGATTATTGACAAAGTAAAAACGTCGGCACACGCCGCCCAAATCTTAAAATAA
- the aroQ gene encoding type II 3-dehydroquinate dehydratase: protein MRILIINGPNLNLLGVREPSVYGSMSFEYYLTNLQQQFSDVQLEYFQSNVEGEIINALHAAGFSHNGIILNAGGYTHTSVAIADAISAIKTPVIEVHISNVHSREDYRHKSMLSKNCVGVISGFGMESYTLALVHFISKR from the coding sequence ATGAGAATACTGATAATCAATGGCCCTAACCTCAATTTGTTGGGCGTGCGCGAACCTTCCGTTTACGGAAGTATGTCTTTTGAATACTACCTGACCAACTTGCAACAACAATTTTCGGACGTACAGTTAGAGTATTTCCAGTCCAATGTGGAAGGGGAAATCATTAACGCACTGCACGCGGCGGGCTTTTCGCACAATGGCATTATCCTGAACGCTGGCGGCTATACGCATACGTCTGTGGCCATTGCCGACGCGATTTCGGCCATCAAAACGCCCGTGATAGAAGTACATATTTCCAATGTGCATTCGCGCGAAGACTATCGCCACAAAAGTATGTTGAGTAAAAATTGTGTGGGCGTGATTTCGGGTTTCGGTATGGAAAGTTATACGCTGGCTTTGGTGCATTTTATTAGTAAAAGATAG
- a CDS encoding Fur family transcriptional regulator, with the protein MNISIKSILKAHDLRLTEPREHILQLFLDKAYALSQPYIESSVNAAIDRVTVYRTLKTFVEKGIIHKVPDDTETAHYALCSPACEGGHGHHHHDHVHFKCVSCNLTQCIDNVHIPKITLPTGYQFLEANLLVQGVCDKCHSA; encoded by the coding sequence ATGAACATCAGTATAAAATCCATACTCAAAGCACACGATTTGCGCCTCACAGAGCCGCGTGAACATATTTTACAATTATTTTTGGACAAAGCCTACGCGCTTTCGCAGCCTTACATCGAAAGTTCCGTGAACGCTGCCATAGACCGCGTAACAGTGTATCGCACGCTCAAAACTTTTGTAGAAAAAGGCATTATCCATAAAGTGCCCGACGATACCGAAACGGCACATTACGCCCTGTGTAGTCCCGCGTGCGAAGGCGGACACGGCCATCACCACCACGACCACGTACATTTCAAATGCGTGTCGTGCAACCTTACGCAATGTATTGACAATGTGCATATTCCGAAAATAACATTACCTACGGGTTATCAGTTTTTGGAAGCAAATTTGCTGGTACAAGGCGTTTGCGACAAATGCCATAGTGCGTAA